In the Anastrepha obliqua isolate idAnaObli1 chromosome 1, idAnaObli1_1.0, whole genome shotgun sequence genome, one interval contains:
- the LOC129253513 gene encoding solute carrier family 22 member 3 produces the protein MAHKKSLEALNFTLKDLRRNNNIFGGLAESPLLPAAGNKDNNKQSETNNNNSNSSNSNNTVPKHISAKAHQHNYTAVDTTSSSPIHQRHTHIPNHIYNTYNSLTITPISNEQKSANKHYHETLAPSASPTSSGPSIYGTPASECRRRSSITSLQLFDGNTVTITTTTSTTLDGSGQTEESIIDLDDKGRSTDSDSYSETNNNNYSTPTTATLYSNYHYSQASTHTHQYNLYPKDFFSSIEGERPQQSSKMKTKVDAVGRITGEWGHWQLRAVLLIFLCKIPSSWFMACIIFTAPAPRHGEFFCKPPNTVGARNDTLWIKVSHPQKEEADDQEFSIDFCNVYQDAQEHAHLYYRYERPELEPRVWEQPTSRSTNIIPCQQFEHRAEYQSVVTQYDLVCSRDILVSVTQFFHLFGVLTGGILANHLLKYFSPRNVMLFGMVTQIFCGNLTGLVASYELHVFFRCLSAVCCAQMYTAGGVIMADITGGVYKTCVSTLFEQFWSIGVILLPGVASFFSSWSHIYMAISWPTVILIYLWRWIPDSPRWMIQRGRVLEAKNILLQCVEVNGTRYGLPHDIDQQLQFQAQTAMDAPSPPGWWSIWKGDNVVRNLICVHLAWSIYIVVYYGMLLNIRSFSREHLEVNTVVAGLSEITGTFIGLFLILKTTHKWFWTGLFNVIAGLIAYLGWLVPENLPFDARVALLMLSAMISKVAISTTLSILTTCTVELVSDEKKKITAFSAICWARFWLLGAPFIGATVIFGMMVPQTAFASLAIVGGVLTALISSPRTISKQKTTLGGSNRATATQVDGIDNKAFTTGPTPNHPIFTSITKLAVPNSNLPPQMMHGIWTTKRHEDSPPV, from the exons ATGGCACATAAGAAATCACTTGAAGCACTTAACTTCACACTGAAGGATCTTCGGCGAAATAACAACATCTTTGGCGGCTTG GCCGAATCGCCATTGTTACCTGCCGCCGGTAACAAAGATAACAATAAACAGTCGGAAacgaataataataacagtaacAGTAGCAACAGCAATAATACCGTACCTAAGCACATATCAGCGAAAGCACACCAACACAATTACACAGCCGTCGACACCACCTCAAGTTCACCGATCCACCAAAGACACACCCATATCCCCAATCACATTTACAACACCTACAATTCACTTACCATTACTCCCATCTCCAACGAGCAAAAGTCAGCAAATAAACATTATCACGAAACACTTGCACCCTCAGCGTCGCCAACGTCATCTGGACCGAGCATCTACGGCACACCGGCAAGTGAATGTCGACGTCGCAGTTCGATAACATCTTTGCAGCTATTTGATGGCAATACGGTGACGATAACAACCACCACATCGACAACGCTTGATGGTAGCGGACAAACAGAGGAGAGTATAATAGATCTTGATGATAAGGGTCGCAGCACGGACAGCGATAGCTATAGTGagactaacaacaacaactattctACACCCACCACAGCCACACTATACAGCAATTATCATTACTCACAAGCGTCTACGCACACCCACCAATATAACTTATATCCAAAAGACTTCTTCTCAAGTATCGAAGGCGAGCGACCGCAACAAAGCTCAAAAATGAAGACCAAAGTCGATGCCGTTGGACGCATTACCGGGGAATGGGGTCACTGGCAATTGCGCGCCGTATTACTAATCTTTCTTTGTAAGATCCCATCATCATGGTTTATGGCCTGCATAATTTTCACAGCGCCCGCACCTCGACATGGTGAATTCTTTTGCAAACCACCGAATACAGTGGGTGCTCGAAATGATACTCTCTGGATAAAGGTGTCGCATCCGCAGAAGGAGGAGGCTGATGATCAGGAATTTAGTATAGACTTTTGTAACGTATACCAGGATGCACAAGAGCATGCGCATCTTTACTATCGCTACGAACGGCCCGAACTGGAACCGCGAGTATGGGAGCAACCGACTTCGCGCAGTACGAACATCATCCCATGCCAGCAGTTCGAGCATAGGGCTGAATATCAATCGGTAGTTACGCAATACGATTTGGTGTGCTCGCGTGACATCCTGGTATCAGTAACGCAATTCTTCCACTTGTTTGGCGTCCTTACCGGTGGCATACTGGCGAATCACCTGCTCAAGTA TTTCAGTCCACGAAATGTGATGCTCTTCGGCATGGTGACGCAAATTTTCTGTGGTAATCTCACCGGGCTTGTGGCCTCATATGAATTACATGTCTTCTTTCGCTGTTTGTCGGCGGTCTGTTGTGCTCAAATGTATACGGCTGGAGGTGTAATAA TGGCTGATATAACAGGAGGTGTCTATAAGACTTGTGTTTCGACACTATTCGAACAATTTTGGTCAATAGGTGTTATTCTTTTACCCGGCGTTGCGAGCTTCTTCTCAAGCTGGTCTCACATATACATGGCCATCTCCTGGCCAACTGTGATACTCATATACTTATGGCG TTGGATTCCAGATTCACCGCGTTGGATGATACAGCGTGGACGGGTTCTGGAAGcgaaaaatattcttttgcaATGCGTTGAGGTGAATGGCACACGTTATGGTCTTCCACATGACATCGACCAACAGCTACAATTTCAAGCGCAAACCGCCATGGATGCACCATCACCACCGGGCTGGTGGTCAATATGGAAGGGTGATAATGTAGTGCGTAATTTGATTTGTGTCCATCTGGCCTGGTCCATCTATATAGTAGTTTACTACGGCATGTTGCTGAACATACGCTCATTCAGTCGCGAGCATCTGGAGGTGAATACGGTTGTAGCGGGTTTGAGTGAGATAACCGGAACTTTTATCGGTCTCTTCCTGATACTGAAGACTACGCACAAATGGTTTTGGACGGGACTGTTTAATGTGATTGCCGGTCTAATTGCGTATCTGGGCTGGCTTGTGCCAGAGAACT TACCCTTCGATGCGCGCGTGGCTTTGCTCATGCTCTCGGCTATGATCTCTAAAGTGGCCATCTCCACTACACTTTCTATTCTCACCACCTGCACCGTTGAGCTTGTAAGCGATGAAAAGAAGAAGATCACGGCCTTCTCAGCCATATGCTGGGCACGTTTCTGGCTATTAGGAGCGCCATTTATCGGTGCTACCGTTATTTTTGGTATGATGGTGCCGCAGACAGCATTCGCGTCACTTGCAATTGTTGGTGGTGTTTTAACCGCTCTTATATCTAGTCCTCGTACGATAAGCAAACAAAAGACAACACTTGGCGGCAGCAATAGAGCGACCGCAACACAAGTGGATGGTATCGATAATAAGGCCTTTACGACGGGTCCAACGCCCAACCATCCTATTTTTACCAGTATTACAAAACTGGCAGTCCCCAACTCGAACCTGCCGCCACAAATGATGCACGGTATTTGGACAACAAAGCGTCACGAAGACAGTCCACCAGTCTAA